In the genome of Triticum aestivum cultivar Chinese Spring unplaced genomic scaffold, IWGSC CS RefSeq v2.1 scaffold73357, whole genome shotgun sequence, the window TAAAAAAACATGAAAAACTAAACCTGGCCAGGTTTAGTATATGTACTAGCTATACCCGTGCGGTGGCACGCCGCACACCATCGATAGATACGTACGTGTGTGTATATGCTACTTGTCGTAGTACTTTCATCTTGGATAAAAAGTACACAGCCTCACAATCAACTTACACTGTTAATTAAAAAATTGAGGTAGTCATGTGAATGATTTAACTGAACAACAAAAATCAAAGCAAGAATTGCTGCTTTCACCAACCGTGCTCAGACAAGGCCAAATAACCAACAAATTCAAGCCAGTCTGGGTTAACTTAGTGTGCTACAAAATCATCGTAAGTCATACAGCTTAATAAACATATGCAGTATATTTTTAACATCATGGGGAAGAGTATCCAGACTAAGAGTATCCAGACTACCCAAAAGAAATCAGATGTGCAAATATCTACCTTTTATGTGACTGTACAGTTCAGTTGTATATATATCACAAACCATTTTCCTTCTTGCTCGTCTTCCGGGTGAGGAATCAACTGGTGAACTGCAGCTCATGGGGCTGAGCCCTACGCCACCCTACCCCATGGCTACCACGAAGAGGNNNNNNNNNNTGGCCTAATCACTGAAGGAATTTTTTTGAAGGGTTAAATCAAGGAAAGTTTAGCCATTTGGCCCCCTCAAATATGTGTATTTCTTGTTTGGCCCCCCTGAGATCTtttgctagctccgccactgaaaGACACTACAAATATGTCGTGTCATTGTATGGTTGCATGCATACTCTCTAGAAGGACATTACGAACCGACATCGCTGGTCAGCAGCATCGAAGTTTGCTGCTTCCCGTGGCCCGTCTGTTGGCACAAAGAAGCAGCTTCCAGacggtacacacacacacacacacaaacacacgtgTCAATACACACATACATTTGGGCGGACGGTGCACGTGTGACACAAAAACGTAAGCAAATCATCTCACACGTCTCTCTCACAACACCATAAATAGCAAGGTCACTCGACCAGCAAGTGTACCAGCCTGAGAAATCCTGAGAGCAAAGAAGCAAAGAAGAGAGATAGCAACCCTCTTGTTCCAGAGGTAATCAAAGGAGGCGAAGGTTTGCAAAGGGACATCAGTGGCAGGTAcgcaatatgtacatcagcaataTTTCATACATATTCAGACAGGCACATCATTGTAAGTATGCTCTCCACTTATGCAGAAAAAGTGCTAACAATACAAGTCAGCCACAAAGCTATTCCGTTGAAGGTTGAAGGTGCGCAAAAAATGGCAAAGACGAAAGTCCAACAAGTGGAACAATCTGCCAACAAAACACGGGAGATACACACCAGCAGAAACGCGTTGTAAGTATAAAatcaaagaaagagaaagaaggacCACCCAAAGGTGAACCACACCCCGATGAGCAAGCCAAAGTTGATGCAGTCAATGGAAcacagaaaacagaagaaacaaTCCGTCTTGCAGAAGAATATACCAAAAGGTACAAAAACTAAAACCAGCTGGACCAGACGCAAATACCCACCCGAACAGCtcataaagaaagaaaaataaaaaccaatCAAGGATATGTGTGGACGTTTTATTTTTAAAGCGACAGCCGTAAAGGGCTAGCATTACCGAAGTGCATGCGTGCACTTCATGCGGCGGGGTATTTTCATCGGAGTGCATGAGTGCACTGCATACGGCGGGGTATTTTCATCGGAGTACATGCGTGCACTGCATGCGGCGGCGTATATTCATCGGAGTGCATATGTGCACTGCATGCATCGATGTATTTCCGTTCGAGTGCATGCGTGCAATGCATACCCCCGTGTGCTTTCATTCGAGTGGATGTCGATACCCTTCATCGTTTGACCGTGCATGCGGGCGTGTCATGCGCTGGGCCTACACGCTGGTGTCTTCTGCACGCCGATTGGGCCAGCAGTGACACGTACAACCAGTGGAAGGACGCAGAAGCGTTGGCCAAGAGAGACAACAAAATGAACAGAAAATAAGCAGAGAAAAGAAACAAGAACTCACCAGTTCGCGCAATGGATTGCCGAGCAGCAGACTCAAAGCCATCAGATGCAGAAGAAGAACCAGCAATAATGGTCGAACCTACAGAAAAAAGCAAGAAGTTAGCCACAATATTCAAAACAGCAGGAAGAAACGCACAAGAACAATCAGAGGCACTCCCATATGTAGCAAGAACCCAACGCACTTACCAACAGTGCAATCAACAGGCCGCTTCCCTAATGAAATCTCTCGACGGCGGCTATCAAGATCTTCACTAAGAAACCGATCCGAGTCCAAACGTTGGCCACCTACGAAATCAAATAACCCAATAAGATGACCGCACTCTACTGCAAGTACACAAGGACAAGTAAACCCACCAGGCAGGCAAGAACGAAGCGGCCGGCGAGCCGCAGAGCGGGCACGCCGCCCTGAACGAACCACAGGCAACTGACCACACACAACAGCGTCTGCCGTCACCGACGAACAGTCCGCGGCAGGAAGACGCATGCCGGCACGGCGCACACGCGCAGTAACGGCCGCCTGAATCCCAGGAGAGCgacctcggcggcgacgtccagaCCGGGCAGAAGCAGGAAAAACCATTCCCAAATGAAAGAGCACAAATGGGAGAAGTCGGAATGGAAGAAGGTAAGAGAACAAATGGGAAGAGCCGGAATGGAAGACGGACGAACAGCCGAGCCGTTATTTATAGGAGGTAATAGCATCAGGAGTCCCtgaacttgtcatggatgtgatgatTTGGTCCCAAACTTACAAAATGCAAC includes:
- the LOC123172844 gene encoding uncharacterized protein, whose product is MVFPASARSGRRRRGRSPGIQAAVTARVRRAGMRLPAADCSSVTADAVVCGQLPVVRSGRRARSAARRPLRSCLPGGQRLDSDRFLSEDLDSRRREISLGKRPVDCTVGSTIIAGSSSASDGFESAARQSIARTGEFLFLFSAYFLFILLSLLANASASFHWLYVSLLAQSACRRHQRVGPAHDTPACTVKR